From the genome of Ctenopharyngodon idella isolate HZGC_01 chromosome 23, HZGC01, whole genome shotgun sequence, one region includes:
- the pde7a gene encoding high affinity cAMP-specific 3',5'-cyclic phosphodiesterase 7A isoform X17, giving the protein MGIALIWSIITVLVRWILSKRRGAISYDSSDQTALYIRMLGDVRVRSQVGFEPERRGSHPYLGVDFRTLHSRAESAGSIPARRIRRLFSFQRHLLSSRLLRGAPHLNPLHILDEDYCGQAKCMLEKVGSWNFDIFLFDRLTNGNSLVFLTFHLLNQYGLIELFQLDMVKVRRFLVLVQEDYHNQNPYHNAVHAADVTQAMHCYLREPKLAQSLTSFDILLGLLAAATHDLDHPGVNQPFLIKTNHYLAALYRNTSVLENHHWRSAVGLLRETDLFSHLPAEDSLSIERQLGSLILATDISRQNDYLSRFRTHLDENDLCLGHSTHRHFVLQMALKCADICNPCRPWELSKQWSEKVTEEFFHQGDIEKKHKLEISPLCDSEANTIASVQIGFMTYVVEPLFAEWARFSDTRLSQTMLGHLGLNKASWSAMEPEVSGSSEEGESESARATEEPSSRALSQGSQES; this is encoded by the exons GAGATGTGAGAGTGAGAAGTCAGGTAGGATTTGAACCTGAACGAAGAGGCTCGCACCCATACCTGGGCGTCGATTTCCGCACTTTGCACT CCCGTGCTGAGTCAGCAGGGTCGATTCCAGCTCGGAGAATCCGGAGGCTTTTTAGTTTCCAGCGACACCTGCTTTCGTCCCGTCTGCTACGAGGAGCGCCACACCTCAACCCCCTCCACATACTGGACGAGGACTACTGCGGTCAGGCAAAG TGTATGCTTGAAAAGGTTGGAAGCTGGAATTTTGACATATTCCTCTTTGACAGACTTACAAATG gAAACAGTCTCGTCTTCTTGACATTTCATTTGCTGAACCAGTATGGCCTCATCGAACTCTTCCAGTTAGACATGGTTAAAGTGCGTCGATTTCTAG TTCTGGTTCAAGAAGACTACCACAATCAAAACCCTTACCATAATGCAGTCCATGCTGCTGATGTCACCCAGGCCATGCACTGTTACCTGAGAGAACCCAAG CTCGCCCAGTCCCTCACATCGTTCGACATCCTCTTAGGTTTGCTGGCAGCGGCCACACACGATCTGGACCACCCTGGAGTCAACCAGCCTTTCCTCATCAAAACTAACCATTACCTTGCAGCTTTGTACCGG AATACCTCAGTTCTGGAGAACCATCACTGGAGGTCTGCAGTGGGTCTGCTCAGAGAGACCGATCTCTTTTCACATCTTCCTGCTGAGGACAG TCTGAGTATAGAGAGGCAGCTGGGATCACTGATCCTGGCCACAGATATCAGCCGACAGAATGACTACCTGTCCCGGTTCAGGACACATCTGGATGAGAATGACCTGTGTTTAGGACACTCTACTCATCGGCATTTCGTTCTGCAG ATGGCCCTGAAGTGTGCAGATATCTGTAACCCATGTAGACCGTGGGAGCTCAGCAAACAATGGAGTGAGAAGGTCACAGAAGAATTCTTCCACCAAG GTGACATTGAAAAGAAGCATAAACTTGAAATCAGTCCACTGTGTGACAGTGAAGCCAACACCATAGCCAGTGTTCAAATCG GTTTCATGACTTACGTGGTGGAGCCTCTTTTTGCAGAGTGGGCGCGTTTTTCAGACACGCGGCTCTCTCAGACCATGCTTGGTCATTTGGGCCTGAACAAGGCCAGTTGGAGTGCCATGGAGCCCGAGGTGTCGGGGAGCTCCGAGGAGGGGGAGTCCGAGTCGGCCCGAGCCACCGAAGAGCCCAGTTCCAGAGCCTTATCTCAGGGAAGCCAAGAGTCATGA
- the pde7a gene encoding high affinity cAMP-specific 3',5'-cyclic phosphodiesterase 7A isoform X7, with amino-acid sequence MSGCADAARVLSPYGHGWVVCHAPLSSLRRGAISYDSSDQTALYIRMLAVTNKTIKPSFVFTPGACVIFKQLFSRDVRVRSQVGFEPERRGSHPYLGVDFRTLHSRAESAGSIPARRIRRLFSFQRHLLSSRLLRGAPHLNPLHILDEDYCGQAKCMLEKVGSWNFDIFLFDRLTNGNSLVFLTFHLLNQYGLIELFQLDMVKVRRFLVLVQEDYHNQNPYHNAVHAADVTQAMHCYLREPKLAQSLTSFDILLGLLAAATHDLDHPGVNQPFLIKTNHYLAALYRNTSVLENHHWRSAVGLLRETDLFSHLPAEDSLSIERQLGSLILATDISRQNDYLSRFRTHLDENDLCLGHSTHRHFVLQMALKCADICNPCRPWELSKQWSEKVTEEFFHQGDIEKKHKLEISPLCDSEANTIASVQIGFMTYVVEPLFAEWARFSDTRLSQTMLGHLGLNKASWSAMEPEVSGSSEEGESESARATEEPSSRALSQGSQES; translated from the exons ctgtgacaaacaaaacaatcaaaccCTCATTCGTGTTTACACCAG GGGCTTGTGTAATATtcaaacagctgttttcaa GAGATGTGAGAGTGAGAAGTCAGGTAGGATTTGAACCTGAACGAAGAGGCTCGCACCCATACCTGGGCGTCGATTTCCGCACTTTGCACT CCCGTGCTGAGTCAGCAGGGTCGATTCCAGCTCGGAGAATCCGGAGGCTTTTTAGTTTCCAGCGACACCTGCTTTCGTCCCGTCTGCTACGAGGAGCGCCACACCTCAACCCCCTCCACATACTGGACGAGGACTACTGCGGTCAGGCAAAG TGTATGCTTGAAAAGGTTGGAAGCTGGAATTTTGACATATTCCTCTTTGACAGACTTACAAATG gAAACAGTCTCGTCTTCTTGACATTTCATTTGCTGAACCAGTATGGCCTCATCGAACTCTTCCAGTTAGACATGGTTAAAGTGCGTCGATTTCTAG TTCTGGTTCAAGAAGACTACCACAATCAAAACCCTTACCATAATGCAGTCCATGCTGCTGATGTCACCCAGGCCATGCACTGTTACCTGAGAGAACCCAAG CTCGCCCAGTCCCTCACATCGTTCGACATCCTCTTAGGTTTGCTGGCAGCGGCCACACACGATCTGGACCACCCTGGAGTCAACCAGCCTTTCCTCATCAAAACTAACCATTACCTTGCAGCTTTGTACCGG AATACCTCAGTTCTGGAGAACCATCACTGGAGGTCTGCAGTGGGTCTGCTCAGAGAGACCGATCTCTTTTCACATCTTCCTGCTGAGGACAG TCTGAGTATAGAGAGGCAGCTGGGATCACTGATCCTGGCCACAGATATCAGCCGACAGAATGACTACCTGTCCCGGTTCAGGACACATCTGGATGAGAATGACCTGTGTTTAGGACACTCTACTCATCGGCATTTCGTTCTGCAG ATGGCCCTGAAGTGTGCAGATATCTGTAACCCATGTAGACCGTGGGAGCTCAGCAAACAATGGAGTGAGAAGGTCACAGAAGAATTCTTCCACCAAG GTGACATTGAAAAGAAGCATAAACTTGAAATCAGTCCACTGTGTGACAGTGAAGCCAACACCATAGCCAGTGTTCAAATCG GTTTCATGACTTACGTGGTGGAGCCTCTTTTTGCAGAGTGGGCGCGTTTTTCAGACACGCGGCTCTCTCAGACCATGCTTGGTCATTTGGGCCTGAACAAGGCCAGTTGGAGTGCCATGGAGCCCGAGGTGTCGGGGAGCTCCGAGGAGGGGGAGTCCGAGTCGGCCCGAGCCACCGAAGAGCCCAGTTCCAGAGCCTTATCTCAGGGAAGCCAAGAGTCATGA
- the pde7a gene encoding high affinity cAMP-specific 3',5'-cyclic phosphodiesterase 7A isoform X14 — protein sequence MSGCADAARVLSPYGHGWVVCHAPLSSLRRGAISYDSSDQTALYIRMLAVTNKTIKPSFVFTPDVRVRSQVGFEPERRGSHPYLGVDFRTLHSRAESAGSIPARRIRRLFSFQRHLLSSRLLRGAPHLNPLHILDEDYCGQAKCMLEKVGSWNFDIFLFDRLTNGNSLVFLTFHLLNQYGLIELFQLDMVKVRRFLVLVQEDYHNQNPYHNAVHAADVTQAMHCYLREPKLAQSLTSFDILLGLLAAATHDLDHPGVNQPFLIKTNHYLAALYRNTSVLENHHWRSAVGLLRETDLFSHLPAEDSLSIERQLGSLILATDISRQNDYLSRFRTHLDENDLCLGHSTHRHFVLQMALKCADICNPCRPWELSKQWSEKVTEEFFHQGDIEKKHKLEISPLCDSEANTIASVQIGFMTYVVEPLFAEWARFSDTRLSQTMLGHLGLNKASWSAMEPEVSGSSEEGESESARATEEPSSRALSQGSQES from the exons ctgtgacaaacaaaacaatcaaaccCTCATTCGTGTTTACACCAG ATGTGAGAGTGAGAAGTCAGGTAGGATTTGAACCTGAACGAAGAGGCTCGCACCCATACCTGGGCGTCGATTTCCGCACTTTGCACT CCCGTGCTGAGTCAGCAGGGTCGATTCCAGCTCGGAGAATCCGGAGGCTTTTTAGTTTCCAGCGACACCTGCTTTCGTCCCGTCTGCTACGAGGAGCGCCACACCTCAACCCCCTCCACATACTGGACGAGGACTACTGCGGTCAGGCAAAG TGTATGCTTGAAAAGGTTGGAAGCTGGAATTTTGACATATTCCTCTTTGACAGACTTACAAATG gAAACAGTCTCGTCTTCTTGACATTTCATTTGCTGAACCAGTATGGCCTCATCGAACTCTTCCAGTTAGACATGGTTAAAGTGCGTCGATTTCTAG TTCTGGTTCAAGAAGACTACCACAATCAAAACCCTTACCATAATGCAGTCCATGCTGCTGATGTCACCCAGGCCATGCACTGTTACCTGAGAGAACCCAAG CTCGCCCAGTCCCTCACATCGTTCGACATCCTCTTAGGTTTGCTGGCAGCGGCCACACACGATCTGGACCACCCTGGAGTCAACCAGCCTTTCCTCATCAAAACTAACCATTACCTTGCAGCTTTGTACCGG AATACCTCAGTTCTGGAGAACCATCACTGGAGGTCTGCAGTGGGTCTGCTCAGAGAGACCGATCTCTTTTCACATCTTCCTGCTGAGGACAG TCTGAGTATAGAGAGGCAGCTGGGATCACTGATCCTGGCCACAGATATCAGCCGACAGAATGACTACCTGTCCCGGTTCAGGACACATCTGGATGAGAATGACCTGTGTTTAGGACACTCTACTCATCGGCATTTCGTTCTGCAG ATGGCCCTGAAGTGTGCAGATATCTGTAACCCATGTAGACCGTGGGAGCTCAGCAAACAATGGAGTGAGAAGGTCACAGAAGAATTCTTCCACCAAG GTGACATTGAAAAGAAGCATAAACTTGAAATCAGTCCACTGTGTGACAGTGAAGCCAACACCATAGCCAGTGTTCAAATCG GTTTCATGACTTACGTGGTGGAGCCTCTTTTTGCAGAGTGGGCGCGTTTTTCAGACACGCGGCTCTCTCAGACCATGCTTGGTCATTTGGGCCTGAACAAGGCCAGTTGGAGTGCCATGGAGCCCGAGGTGTCGGGGAGCTCCGAGGAGGGGGAGTCCGAGTCGGCCCGAGCCACCGAAGAGCCCAGTTCCAGAGCCTTATCTCAGGGAAGCCAAGAGTCATGA
- the pde7a gene encoding high affinity cAMP-specific 3',5'-cyclic phosphodiesterase 7A isoform X16 produces MGIALIWSIITVLVRWILSKRRGAISYDSSDQTALYIRMLGACVIFKQLFSNVRVRSQVGFEPERRGSHPYLGVDFRTLHSRAESAGSIPARRIRRLFSFQRHLLSSRLLRGAPHLNPLHILDEDYCGQAKCMLEKVGSWNFDIFLFDRLTNGNSLVFLTFHLLNQYGLIELFQLDMVKVRRFLVLVQEDYHNQNPYHNAVHAADVTQAMHCYLREPKLAQSLTSFDILLGLLAAATHDLDHPGVNQPFLIKTNHYLAALYRNTSVLENHHWRSAVGLLRETDLFSHLPAEDSLSIERQLGSLILATDISRQNDYLSRFRTHLDENDLCLGHSTHRHFVLQMALKCADICNPCRPWELSKQWSEKVTEEFFHQGDIEKKHKLEISPLCDSEANTIASVQIGFMTYVVEPLFAEWARFSDTRLSQTMLGHLGLNKASWSAMEPEVSGSSEEGESESARATEEPSSRALSQGSQES; encoded by the exons GGGCTTGTGTAATATtcaaacagctgttttcaa ATGTGAGAGTGAGAAGTCAGGTAGGATTTGAACCTGAACGAAGAGGCTCGCACCCATACCTGGGCGTCGATTTCCGCACTTTGCACT CCCGTGCTGAGTCAGCAGGGTCGATTCCAGCTCGGAGAATCCGGAGGCTTTTTAGTTTCCAGCGACACCTGCTTTCGTCCCGTCTGCTACGAGGAGCGCCACACCTCAACCCCCTCCACATACTGGACGAGGACTACTGCGGTCAGGCAAAG TGTATGCTTGAAAAGGTTGGAAGCTGGAATTTTGACATATTCCTCTTTGACAGACTTACAAATG gAAACAGTCTCGTCTTCTTGACATTTCATTTGCTGAACCAGTATGGCCTCATCGAACTCTTCCAGTTAGACATGGTTAAAGTGCGTCGATTTCTAG TTCTGGTTCAAGAAGACTACCACAATCAAAACCCTTACCATAATGCAGTCCATGCTGCTGATGTCACCCAGGCCATGCACTGTTACCTGAGAGAACCCAAG CTCGCCCAGTCCCTCACATCGTTCGACATCCTCTTAGGTTTGCTGGCAGCGGCCACACACGATCTGGACCACCCTGGAGTCAACCAGCCTTTCCTCATCAAAACTAACCATTACCTTGCAGCTTTGTACCGG AATACCTCAGTTCTGGAGAACCATCACTGGAGGTCTGCAGTGGGTCTGCTCAGAGAGACCGATCTCTTTTCACATCTTCCTGCTGAGGACAG TCTGAGTATAGAGAGGCAGCTGGGATCACTGATCCTGGCCACAGATATCAGCCGACAGAATGACTACCTGTCCCGGTTCAGGACACATCTGGATGAGAATGACCTGTGTTTAGGACACTCTACTCATCGGCATTTCGTTCTGCAG ATGGCCCTGAAGTGTGCAGATATCTGTAACCCATGTAGACCGTGGGAGCTCAGCAAACAATGGAGTGAGAAGGTCACAGAAGAATTCTTCCACCAAG GTGACATTGAAAAGAAGCATAAACTTGAAATCAGTCCACTGTGTGACAGTGAAGCCAACACCATAGCCAGTGTTCAAATCG GTTTCATGACTTACGTGGTGGAGCCTCTTTTTGCAGAGTGGGCGCGTTTTTCAGACACGCGGCTCTCTCAGACCATGCTTGGTCATTTGGGCCTGAACAAGGCCAGTTGGAGTGCCATGGAGCCCGAGGTGTCGGGGAGCTCCGAGGAGGGGGAGTCCGAGTCGGCCCGAGCCACCGAAGAGCCCAGTTCCAGAGCCTTATCTCAGGGAAGCCAAGAGTCATGA
- the pde7a gene encoding high affinity cAMP-specific 3',5'-cyclic phosphodiesterase 7A isoform X25 yields the protein MLGACVIFKQLFSRDVRVRSQVGFEPERRGSHPYLGVDFRTLHSRAESAGSIPARRIRRLFSFQRHLLSSRLLRGAPHLNPLHILDEDYCGQAKCMLEKVGSWNFDIFLFDRLTNGNSLVFLTFHLLNQYGLIELFQLDMVKVRRFLVLVQEDYHNQNPYHNAVHAADVTQAMHCYLREPKLAQSLTSFDILLGLLAAATHDLDHPGVNQPFLIKTNHYLAALYRNTSVLENHHWRSAVGLLRETDLFSHLPAEDSLSIERQLGSLILATDISRQNDYLSRFRTHLDENDLCLGHSTHRHFVLQMALKCADICNPCRPWELSKQWSEKVTEEFFHQGDIEKKHKLEISPLCDSEANTIASVQIGFMTYVVEPLFAEWARFSDTRLSQTMLGHLGLNKASWSAMEPEVSGSSEEGESESARATEEPSSRALSQGSQES from the exons GGGCTTGTGTAATATtcaaacagctgttttcaa GAGATGTGAGAGTGAGAAGTCAGGTAGGATTTGAACCTGAACGAAGAGGCTCGCACCCATACCTGGGCGTCGATTTCCGCACTTTGCACT CCCGTGCTGAGTCAGCAGGGTCGATTCCAGCTCGGAGAATCCGGAGGCTTTTTAGTTTCCAGCGACACCTGCTTTCGTCCCGTCTGCTACGAGGAGCGCCACACCTCAACCCCCTCCACATACTGGACGAGGACTACTGCGGTCAGGCAAAG TGTATGCTTGAAAAGGTTGGAAGCTGGAATTTTGACATATTCCTCTTTGACAGACTTACAAATG gAAACAGTCTCGTCTTCTTGACATTTCATTTGCTGAACCAGTATGGCCTCATCGAACTCTTCCAGTTAGACATGGTTAAAGTGCGTCGATTTCTAG TTCTGGTTCAAGAAGACTACCACAATCAAAACCCTTACCATAATGCAGTCCATGCTGCTGATGTCACCCAGGCCATGCACTGTTACCTGAGAGAACCCAAG CTCGCCCAGTCCCTCACATCGTTCGACATCCTCTTAGGTTTGCTGGCAGCGGCCACACACGATCTGGACCACCCTGGAGTCAACCAGCCTTTCCTCATCAAAACTAACCATTACCTTGCAGCTTTGTACCGG AATACCTCAGTTCTGGAGAACCATCACTGGAGGTCTGCAGTGGGTCTGCTCAGAGAGACCGATCTCTTTTCACATCTTCCTGCTGAGGACAG TCTGAGTATAGAGAGGCAGCTGGGATCACTGATCCTGGCCACAGATATCAGCCGACAGAATGACTACCTGTCCCGGTTCAGGACACATCTGGATGAGAATGACCTGTGTTTAGGACACTCTACTCATCGGCATTTCGTTCTGCAG ATGGCCCTGAAGTGTGCAGATATCTGTAACCCATGTAGACCGTGGGAGCTCAGCAAACAATGGAGTGAGAAGGTCACAGAAGAATTCTTCCACCAAG GTGACATTGAAAAGAAGCATAAACTTGAAATCAGTCCACTGTGTGACAGTGAAGCCAACACCATAGCCAGTGTTCAAATCG GTTTCATGACTTACGTGGTGGAGCCTCTTTTTGCAGAGTGGGCGCGTTTTTCAGACACGCGGCTCTCTCAGACCATGCTTGGTCATTTGGGCCTGAACAAGGCCAGTTGGAGTGCCATGGAGCCCGAGGTGTCGGGGAGCTCCGAGGAGGGGGAGTCCGAGTCGGCCCGAGCCACCGAAGAGCCCAGTTCCAGAGCCTTATCTCAGGGAAGCCAAGAGTCATGA
- the pde7a gene encoding high affinity cAMP-specific 3',5'-cyclic phosphodiesterase 7A isoform X26, protein MLGACVIFKQLFSNVRVRSQVGFEPERRGSHPYLGVDFRTLHSRAESAGSIPARRIRRLFSFQRHLLSSRLLRGAPHLNPLHILDEDYCGQAKCMLEKVGSWNFDIFLFDRLTNGNSLVFLTFHLLNQYGLIELFQLDMVKVRRFLVLVQEDYHNQNPYHNAVHAADVTQAMHCYLREPKLAQSLTSFDILLGLLAAATHDLDHPGVNQPFLIKTNHYLAALYRNTSVLENHHWRSAVGLLRETDLFSHLPAEDSLSIERQLGSLILATDISRQNDYLSRFRTHLDENDLCLGHSTHRHFVLQMALKCADICNPCRPWELSKQWSEKVTEEFFHQGDIEKKHKLEISPLCDSEANTIASVQIGFMTYVVEPLFAEWARFSDTRLSQTMLGHLGLNKASWSAMEPEVSGSSEEGESESARATEEPSSRALSQGSQES, encoded by the exons GGGCTTGTGTAATATtcaaacagctgttttcaa ATGTGAGAGTGAGAAGTCAGGTAGGATTTGAACCTGAACGAAGAGGCTCGCACCCATACCTGGGCGTCGATTTCCGCACTTTGCACT CCCGTGCTGAGTCAGCAGGGTCGATTCCAGCTCGGAGAATCCGGAGGCTTTTTAGTTTCCAGCGACACCTGCTTTCGTCCCGTCTGCTACGAGGAGCGCCACACCTCAACCCCCTCCACATACTGGACGAGGACTACTGCGGTCAGGCAAAG TGTATGCTTGAAAAGGTTGGAAGCTGGAATTTTGACATATTCCTCTTTGACAGACTTACAAATG gAAACAGTCTCGTCTTCTTGACATTTCATTTGCTGAACCAGTATGGCCTCATCGAACTCTTCCAGTTAGACATGGTTAAAGTGCGTCGATTTCTAG TTCTGGTTCAAGAAGACTACCACAATCAAAACCCTTACCATAATGCAGTCCATGCTGCTGATGTCACCCAGGCCATGCACTGTTACCTGAGAGAACCCAAG CTCGCCCAGTCCCTCACATCGTTCGACATCCTCTTAGGTTTGCTGGCAGCGGCCACACACGATCTGGACCACCCTGGAGTCAACCAGCCTTTCCTCATCAAAACTAACCATTACCTTGCAGCTTTGTACCGG AATACCTCAGTTCTGGAGAACCATCACTGGAGGTCTGCAGTGGGTCTGCTCAGAGAGACCGATCTCTTTTCACATCTTCCTGCTGAGGACAG TCTGAGTATAGAGAGGCAGCTGGGATCACTGATCCTGGCCACAGATATCAGCCGACAGAATGACTACCTGTCCCGGTTCAGGACACATCTGGATGAGAATGACCTGTGTTTAGGACACTCTACTCATCGGCATTTCGTTCTGCAG ATGGCCCTGAAGTGTGCAGATATCTGTAACCCATGTAGACCGTGGGAGCTCAGCAAACAATGGAGTGAGAAGGTCACAGAAGAATTCTTCCACCAAG GTGACATTGAAAAGAAGCATAAACTTGAAATCAGTCCACTGTGTGACAGTGAAGCCAACACCATAGCCAGTGTTCAAATCG GTTTCATGACTTACGTGGTGGAGCCTCTTTTTGCAGAGTGGGCGCGTTTTTCAGACACGCGGCTCTCTCAGACCATGCTTGGTCATTTGGGCCTGAACAAGGCCAGTTGGAGTGCCATGGAGCCCGAGGTGTCGGGGAGCTCCGAGGAGGGGGAGTCCGAGTCGGCCCGAGCCACCGAAGAGCCCAGTTCCAGAGCCTTATCTCAGGGAAGCCAAGAGTCATGA
- the pde7a gene encoding high affinity cAMP-specific 3',5'-cyclic phosphodiesterase 7A isoform X15, protein MGIALIWSIITVLVRWILSKRRGAISYDSSDQTALYIRMLGACVIFKQLFSRDVRVRSQVGFEPERRGSHPYLGVDFRTLHSRAESAGSIPARRIRRLFSFQRHLLSSRLLRGAPHLNPLHILDEDYCGQAKCMLEKVGSWNFDIFLFDRLTNGNSLVFLTFHLLNQYGLIELFQLDMVKVRRFLVLVQEDYHNQNPYHNAVHAADVTQAMHCYLREPKLAQSLTSFDILLGLLAAATHDLDHPGVNQPFLIKTNHYLAALYRNTSVLENHHWRSAVGLLRETDLFSHLPAEDSLSIERQLGSLILATDISRQNDYLSRFRTHLDENDLCLGHSTHRHFVLQMALKCADICNPCRPWELSKQWSEKVTEEFFHQGDIEKKHKLEISPLCDSEANTIASVQIGFMTYVVEPLFAEWARFSDTRLSQTMLGHLGLNKASWSAMEPEVSGSSEEGESESARATEEPSSRALSQGSQES, encoded by the exons GGGCTTGTGTAATATtcaaacagctgttttcaa GAGATGTGAGAGTGAGAAGTCAGGTAGGATTTGAACCTGAACGAAGAGGCTCGCACCCATACCTGGGCGTCGATTTCCGCACTTTGCACT CCCGTGCTGAGTCAGCAGGGTCGATTCCAGCTCGGAGAATCCGGAGGCTTTTTAGTTTCCAGCGACACCTGCTTTCGTCCCGTCTGCTACGAGGAGCGCCACACCTCAACCCCCTCCACATACTGGACGAGGACTACTGCGGTCAGGCAAAG TGTATGCTTGAAAAGGTTGGAAGCTGGAATTTTGACATATTCCTCTTTGACAGACTTACAAATG gAAACAGTCTCGTCTTCTTGACATTTCATTTGCTGAACCAGTATGGCCTCATCGAACTCTTCCAGTTAGACATGGTTAAAGTGCGTCGATTTCTAG TTCTGGTTCAAGAAGACTACCACAATCAAAACCCTTACCATAATGCAGTCCATGCTGCTGATGTCACCCAGGCCATGCACTGTTACCTGAGAGAACCCAAG CTCGCCCAGTCCCTCACATCGTTCGACATCCTCTTAGGTTTGCTGGCAGCGGCCACACACGATCTGGACCACCCTGGAGTCAACCAGCCTTTCCTCATCAAAACTAACCATTACCTTGCAGCTTTGTACCGG AATACCTCAGTTCTGGAGAACCATCACTGGAGGTCTGCAGTGGGTCTGCTCAGAGAGACCGATCTCTTTTCACATCTTCCTGCTGAGGACAG TCTGAGTATAGAGAGGCAGCTGGGATCACTGATCCTGGCCACAGATATCAGCCGACAGAATGACTACCTGTCCCGGTTCAGGACACATCTGGATGAGAATGACCTGTGTTTAGGACACTCTACTCATCGGCATTTCGTTCTGCAG ATGGCCCTGAAGTGTGCAGATATCTGTAACCCATGTAGACCGTGGGAGCTCAGCAAACAATGGAGTGAGAAGGTCACAGAAGAATTCTTCCACCAAG GTGACATTGAAAAGAAGCATAAACTTGAAATCAGTCCACTGTGTGACAGTGAAGCCAACACCATAGCCAGTGTTCAAATCG GTTTCATGACTTACGTGGTGGAGCCTCTTTTTGCAGAGTGGGCGCGTTTTTCAGACACGCGGCTCTCTCAGACCATGCTTGGTCATTTGGGCCTGAACAAGGCCAGTTGGAGTGCCATGGAGCCCGAGGTGTCGGGGAGCTCCGAGGAGGGGGAGTCCGAGTCGGCCCGAGCCACCGAAGAGCCCAGTTCCAGAGCCTTATCTCAGGGAAGCCAAGAGTCATGA